From Candidatus Deferrimicrobium sp., a single genomic window includes:
- a CDS encoding efflux RND transporter permease subunit, which translates to MFLSDLSIKRPIFASVMMLALVTLGIFSYKRLAVDMFPDVEIPVVTIVTKFPGASPESVEREVSKRIEEAINPIAGVKKVLSISRESVSTVMVQFQLEVKINDGAQEARAKIAAIRGELPEGIEEPIIQKLDFSAAPIVSLAVRSDTLPSRDLTTLVEKKVKRRFENIPGVGKVDLVGSSKREVNVDIDQARLEALGMGVDEVIAGIRSENVNTPLGRLTRNGSEFPLRVSGKPVDVSRFPSMVIGQRGGRAVLLGEVADVVDGIEEPRSLALVNGVPAVALDLQKQSGANTVSVVELVKKEIARLQPELPPGTRIEIVRDASIMIRDSVDDVQTTLILGGILTVFIVFCFLNSWRSTVITGLTLPISVISSFIVMNFMGMTLNVMTLMALSLAIGLLIDDAIVVRENIVRHLEHGQDHFEAARAGTAEIGLAVLATTFSIVAVFVPVAFMKGIVGRFFFQFGITVAFAVLVSLFVSFTLDPMLSSRWHDPDIDRTGKRHLVARILDRFNGWFDRTADRYRSAIAWALGHRKAILALATLAFFAGILAFATLKTEFFTPVDRAEFQINFKSAPDASLDETRDRVGAVLSEIRRIPEVRGTFATIGAGDAGTVRDGMVYVKLTEKKERKRRQDEIQKEMRERLGAIPGIIPAIVEVGRLTGEKPFNVAVRGEDIGLLKGYAAALKREIRKIPGIVDLEVTLEHDIPEYRLTVDGERAADLGVMTGTVVRTVGALVGGQVVSTYEDPDGDAVNVRVRLPVPMRRDPSQVERVRLAVNRGAERTALVPLGEVAVYTLSDTPSEINRQALTREVVLSANLDGLPLGEAMNKVKAVAGRMPMAPGYRVVFTGEGEDMIESFGYMAEALLLAVIFVYLILAAQFESFIEPFSIMLSLPLSVVGMAGMLLLTGDTVNIMSLIGLIMLMGLVTKNAILLVDYAKVLQTRGMERADAVITAGRTRLRPILMTTLAMIFGMLPLALGIGAGAEERAPMARAVVGGLVTSTFLTLLVVPVVYTLLDDFSAWVRRRWDRKKAAAGAVVGLLVLLQGIPSVGPPAAEAADSAAVEFLTLDEALRTAIANNRDVAKATELRTFLEGKYVEERAAALPQFLASAEALRSWDEIKILFGAPPAINQYTAKVGVSQPLYSSGAVAAGIRAAGKGLATADDRLRIAQHAVLRDVYAAFHDILLGREMNRIATEDRAQKARHLDEARKKYAAGTATDYDILAAEVALRNTEPAVVRTENSIRTVRERLRFLLGREKSGVDAKGDLSAVVVDPPEYGKALETAVEHRPELFDLRHRQGVAQELLVIARTGNRPRLDFRGALGWQEIDFGVGDIAGKTWSAGVFATWTLFDGLRTRGRVAQAGSDVRTLRIAEVQLLDSIALEVRDAVNAVREAGEIVNALAGTVDQAGRLVALAEKGYEYGVKTRLDVDDAQLNRSRALGNLARARRDYLVAGAVLRYAMGTLGDGIAPPMEGEKAFRPAASPAGIVREVLEGHPALP; encoded by the coding sequence ATGTTTCTCTCCGACCTCTCGATCAAGCGCCCCATCTTCGCCTCGGTCATGATGTTGGCCCTGGTGACGCTGGGCATCTTCTCCTACAAGCGGCTCGCGGTCGACATGTTCCCCGACGTGGAGATCCCCGTCGTCACCATCGTCACGAAATTCCCCGGCGCTTCGCCCGAAAGCGTGGAGCGGGAGGTCAGCAAGCGGATCGAGGAGGCAATCAACCCGATCGCCGGCGTGAAGAAAGTCCTCTCGATCTCCCGCGAGAGCGTTTCCACGGTCATGGTCCAGTTCCAGCTCGAGGTGAAGATCAACGACGGGGCCCAGGAAGCGCGGGCAAAGATCGCCGCCATCCGCGGCGAGCTGCCGGAGGGGATCGAGGAGCCGATCATCCAGAAACTCGACTTCTCGGCGGCGCCGATCGTATCCCTTGCGGTCCGGTCGGATACTCTGCCATCGAGGGACCTCACTACCCTGGTGGAGAAAAAGGTCAAGCGACGCTTCGAGAACATCCCCGGGGTGGGGAAGGTCGACCTCGTGGGTTCCTCCAAGCGCGAGGTCAACGTCGACATCGACCAGGCGCGCCTCGAGGCGCTCGGGATGGGCGTGGACGAGGTGATCGCGGGGATCCGGTCCGAAAACGTCAACACCCCTCTTGGACGATTGACGAGGAACGGGTCCGAATTCCCGTTACGCGTTTCGGGAAAGCCCGTGGATGTGTCCCGGTTCCCGTCGATGGTCATCGGACAGAGGGGCGGGCGGGCCGTCCTGCTGGGCGAGGTGGCCGACGTGGTCGACGGGATCGAGGAACCGCGGTCCCTCGCGCTGGTGAACGGCGTGCCCGCGGTCGCGCTCGACCTGCAGAAGCAGTCGGGGGCGAACACGGTCTCCGTGGTCGAGCTGGTGAAGAAGGAGATCGCTCGTCTTCAGCCGGAGCTTCCCCCCGGGACGAGGATCGAGATCGTCCGGGACGCTTCAATCATGATCCGGGACTCCGTGGATGACGTCCAGACGACGTTGATCCTCGGCGGGATCCTTACAGTCTTCATCGTCTTCTGCTTCCTCAACTCGTGGCGCTCCACGGTGATCACCGGTCTCACCCTCCCGATCTCCGTCATCTCCTCCTTCATCGTCATGAACTTCATGGGGATGACGCTCAATGTGATGACGCTGATGGCGCTGTCTCTCGCCATCGGCCTCCTCATCGACGACGCGATCGTGGTCCGGGAGAACATCGTCCGGCACCTCGAGCACGGGCAGGACCATTTCGAGGCGGCACGGGCCGGGACCGCGGAGATCGGGCTCGCGGTGCTCGCCACCACCTTCTCCATCGTCGCCGTCTTCGTGCCGGTGGCGTTCATGAAGGGGATCGTCGGGCGGTTCTTCTTCCAGTTCGGGATCACCGTGGCCTTCGCGGTGCTGGTCTCCCTCTTCGTGTCGTTCACCCTCGACCCGATGCTCTCCTCCAGGTGGCACGACCCCGACATCGACCGGACAGGGAAACGGCATCTCGTCGCCCGGATCCTCGACCGGTTCAACGGCTGGTTCGACCGTACGGCCGACCGGTACCGTTCGGCGATCGCGTGGGCCCTCGGTCATCGGAAGGCGATCCTCGCGCTCGCGACGTTGGCGTTCTTCGCCGGCATCCTGGCGTTCGCGACCCTCAAGACAGAATTCTTCACGCCGGTGGACCGGGCCGAGTTCCAGATCAACTTCAAGTCGGCGCCGGACGCCTCCCTCGACGAGACGCGGGACCGCGTCGGGGCCGTTCTTTCGGAAATCCGCAGGATTCCCGAGGTCCGCGGCACGTTCGCGACGATCGGGGCCGGGGACGCGGGGACGGTCCGGGACGGCATGGTGTACGTGAAGCTCACCGAAAAGAAGGAGCGAAAACGGCGCCAGGACGAGATACAGAAGGAGATGCGGGAACGGCTGGGCGCGATCCCCGGGATCATCCCGGCGATCGTCGAGGTAGGCCGGCTTACCGGGGAGAAGCCGTTCAACGTGGCGGTGCGCGGGGAGGACATCGGACTTCTCAAGGGATACGCGGCGGCCCTGAAACGCGAGATCCGGAAGATCCCCGGGATCGTCGACCTCGAGGTGACCTTGGAGCACGACATCCCGGAGTATCGCCTGACCGTGGACGGGGAGCGGGCGGCGGACCTGGGCGTGATGACCGGGACCGTCGTTCGCACCGTGGGCGCGTTGGTCGGGGGGCAGGTGGTCTCAACCTACGAGGACCCGGACGGCGACGCGGTGAACGTCCGCGTCCGACTGCCCGTCCCGATGCGACGGGACCCGTCCCAGGTGGAGCGGGTCCGGCTGGCGGTGAACAGGGGAGCGGAAAGGACCGCGCTCGTGCCACTGGGAGAAGTGGCCGTGTATACGCTGAGCGACACCCCTTCCGAGATCAACCGGCAGGCACTCACCCGGGAGGTCGTCCTCTCGGCGAATCTCGATGGATTGCCGCTTGGGGAGGCGATGAACAAAGTCAAGGCGGTCGCCGGCAGGATGCCGATGGCTCCGGGATACCGCGTGGTCTTCACAGGGGAGGGAGAGGACATGATCGAGTCGTTCGGCTACATGGCCGAGGCGCTGCTCCTTGCCGTGATCTTCGTCTATCTGATCCTCGCGGCGCAGTTCGAATCGTTCATCGAGCCGTTCTCGATCATGCTTTCGCTCCCCCTGTCCGTCGTGGGGATGGCCGGGATGCTGCTGCTGACGGGAGACACGGTGAACATCATGTCCCTCATCGGTCTCATTATGCTGATGGGGCTGGTGACGAAGAACGCGATCCTGCTCGTGGATTACGCGAAGGTGTTGCAGACGCGCGGGATGGAGCGGGCCGACGCGGTGATCACGGCGGGCAGGACGAGGCTGCGGCCCATCCTGATGACGACGCTGGCGATGATCTTCGGGATGCTCCCTCTGGCGCTGGGGATCGGGGCAGGGGCGGAGGAGCGGGCGCCGATGGCGCGGGCCGTCGTCGGGGGGCTGGTAACGTCGACCTTCCTTACGCTGCTCGTCGTGCCGGTCGTCTACACGCTGCTGGACGACTTCTCCGCGTGGGTGCGGCGGAGATGGGACAGGAAGAAGGCCGCCGCAGGCGCAGTCGTCGGTCTGCTGGTCCTGCTCCAGGGGATCCCTTCCGTCGGGCCGCCGGCGGCCGAGGCTGCCGATTCCGCCGCCGTGGAGTTCCTGACGCTCGACGAGGCCCTCCGGACGGCCATCGCGAACAACCGTGATGTCGCGAAGGCGACGGAGTTGCGGACCTTCCTTGAAGGGAAGTACGTCGAAGAGCGTGCGGCCGCCCTCCCGCAGTTTCTCGCATCCGCGGAGGCGCTGCGCTCCTGGGACGAAATCAAAATCCTCTTCGGCGCACCCCCCGCCATCAACCAGTACACCGCCAAGGTAGGCGTTTCGCAGCCCCTTTACTCTTCCGGGGCCGTTGCCGCGGGGATCCGGGCGGCCGGCAAAGGCCTGGCGACGGCGGACGACCGGCTGCGGATCGCCCAGCACGCCGTCCTGCGGGATGTATACGCCGCGTTTCACGACATCCTTCTCGGGAGGGAAATGAACCGGATCGCGACCGAGGACAGGGCGCAGAAGGCGCGTCACCTCGACGAGGCGCGGAAGAAATACGCGGCCGGGACCGCCACCGACTACGACATCCTCGCGGCGGAGGTGGCGCTGCGGAACACCGAACCGGCCGTCGTCCGGACGGAGAATTCGATCCGGACAGTCCGCGAGCGGCTGCGGTTTCTCCTCGGGAGAGAAAAGTCGGGGGTGGACGCGAAAGGAGACCTCTCGGCCGTGGTGGTCGATCCTCCGGAGTACGGCAAGGCGCTCGAGACGGCCGTGGAACATCGCCCCGAGCTGTTCGACCTGCGGCATCGCCAGGGAGTGGCGCAAGAGCTGCTGGTGATCGCGCGCACCGGGAATCGTCCCCGGCTGGATTTCCGGGGAGCGCTCGGCTGGCAGGAGATCGACTTCGGGGTCGGCGACATTGCCGGAAAGACATGGTCCGCAGGCGTGTTCGCAACCTGGACCCTCTTCGACGGATTGCGGACGCGAGGCCGCGTCGCCCAGGCGGGCAGCGACGTGCGCACCCTCCGGATCGCGGAAGTGCAACTCCTCGACTCCATCGCGCTCGAGGTGCGCGACGCGGTGAACGCGGTCCGCGAGGCGGGGGAGATCGTGAACGCCCTCGCCGGAACGGTGGACCAGGCCGGCCGGCTGGTGGCCTTGGCGGAGAAAGGGTACGAGTACGGCGTGAAGACCCGCCTCGACGTCGACGACGCGCAGCTCAACCGCAGCCGTGCGCTCGGGAACCTTGCCCGGGCCCGGAGGGACTACCTTGTGGCCGGGGCGGTATTGCGGTATGCCATGGGGACGCTTGGGGACGGTATCGCCCCGCCGATGGAGGGGGAAAAGGCGTTCCGGCCGGCCGCGTCCCCGGCGGGCATCGTCCGTGAGGTCCTCGAGGGCCATCCGGCCCTGCCGTAA
- a CDS encoding FliA/WhiG family RNA polymerase sigma factor yields MTRANAMMQGKAALSKGRIRKASPRKTRKPDRDAIVDEFLPSIRIHAARLKMRIPPHIETDDLVSSGVVGLLDALNRYDDTRGIKFKTYAEFRIRGAMLDYLREMDWFPRSARQHSTRLQQTYTRLENILGRPPEEEEVAESLGTTVDELRKQLATFMGMTVFSLDALQDEDEESGTGWRHVLSEAAMDESREEELTRELKDVLGKAIDLLPERERQLIAFYYQEDLTLREISRIFGLGEPRVCQLHAQAVLRLKGKINRHFR; encoded by the coding sequence ATGACGAGGGCAAACGCCATGATGCAGGGAAAGGCAGCGCTTTCCAAGGGCAGGATCCGAAAGGCATCCCCCCGAAAAACCCGCAAACCGGACCGGGACGCGATCGTCGACGAATTCCTCCCTAGCATCCGAATTCACGCCGCCCGCCTGAAGATGCGCATCCCCCCCCATATCGAGACCGACGATCTCGTGAGCTCCGGCGTCGTGGGTCTGCTGGACGCCCTCAACCGGTACGACGACACCCGCGGGATCAAGTTCAAGACGTACGCCGAGTTCCGGATCCGGGGGGCCATGCTCGACTACCTTCGCGAGATGGACTGGTTCCCGCGGTCGGCGCGGCAGCACTCGACCCGGCTGCAGCAAACCTATACCCGCCTCGAAAACATTCTTGGAAGGCCCCCGGAGGAAGAGGAGGTGGCGGAGAGCCTGGGGACCACCGTGGACGAGCTACGCAAGCAGCTGGCGACGTTCATGGGGATGACCGTGTTCTCCCTCGACGCGCTCCAGGACGAGGACGAAGAGTCCGGCACGGGGTGGCGTCACGTGCTGTCCGAGGCGGCGATGGACGAAAGCCGGGAGGAGGAGCTTACCCGGGAACTGAAGGACGTCCTCGGAAAGGCGATCGACCTGCTCCCGGAGCGTGAACGGCAGCTGATCGCGTTCTACTATCAGGAGGATTTGACCCTGCGGGAGATCAGCCGGATCTTCGGGCTGGGCGAGCCCCGCGTCTGCCAGCTTCACGCGCAGGCGGTCTTGCGGCTGAAGGGAAAGATCAACCGTCACTTCCGGTAG
- a CDS encoding response regulator, protein MTSTRSRIAEIIEGMDLSPEQREELRRRLETCLDVAERAVATERDERIEALSTRVRQAEEQLAQAQKMEAIGRLTGGIAHDFNNLLTGILGYSSLLKTFLPENGQGYEAAAYIERSARRASQLTRQLLVYSRRESPTFRPVDLRKVTGEAIEILSRSVNKNIEIHTDFHHPQEPVAGEAGTLVQALLNLGVNASDAMPGGGHLTFSTSSFVSDGEVYLNDVLVPEGRYVSICVADTGSGIPEEIRDEVFAPFFTTKAPGEGTGLGLSMVYSCIRSHGGFMRLVSSVGVGTMFQILLPVMEVSGGADDSREPEPEIPRGTEIVLVVDDEEIPLNLLCDMLRSLGYTTLPASSGEEGIETLRYAPGKVDLVIVDRIMPGMDGIETITQLRAIRPTLRTILCSGTSDAVGATSGVVPDGFDDFLQKPYERERLARKVRSVLDAKPSNN, encoded by the coding sequence TTGACCTCGACCAGATCCCGAATCGCCGAGATCATCGAAGGGATGGATCTATCCCCGGAACAGCGGGAGGAGCTCCGTCGCCGGCTGGAAACGTGCCTCGACGTGGCGGAGCGCGCCGTGGCAACGGAGCGGGACGAGCGGATCGAGGCGCTTTCGACCCGCGTCCGCCAGGCCGAGGAGCAGCTCGCGCAGGCGCAGAAGATGGAGGCGATCGGGCGGCTGACCGGGGGAATCGCCCACGATTTCAACAACCTCCTGACCGGCATTCTCGGCTACTCGTCGCTCCTCAAGACGTTCCTTCCCGAAAACGGTCAGGGGTACGAGGCAGCTGCCTACATCGAACGGTCCGCCCGCCGGGCCTCTCAGCTGACCCGACAACTGCTCGTCTACTCCCGGAGGGAGTCCCCGACGTTCCGTCCGGTGGATCTCCGGAAGGTGACCGGAGAGGCGATCGAGATCCTTTCCCGCTCCGTGAACAAAAACATCGAGATCCACACGGATTTTCATCACCCGCAGGAACCCGTGGCGGGCGAGGCGGGGACGCTCGTGCAGGCGCTGCTGAACCTGGGGGTCAACGCCTCCGACGCCATGCCCGGCGGGGGCCACCTTACCTTCTCCACCTCCTCCTTCGTTTCCGACGGGGAGGTCTACCTGAACGACGTCCTCGTTCCCGAGGGGCGGTACGTCTCCATCTGCGTAGCCGATACGGGAAGCGGCATCCCGGAGGAGATTCGCGACGAGGTCTTCGCTCCCTTCTTCACGACCAAGGCGCCGGGCGAGGGTACGGGACTTGGCCTCTCGATGGTGTACAGCTGCATCCGCTCCCATGGGGGATTCATGCGACTCGTGAGCAGCGTCGGCGTGGGGACGATGTTCCAGATTCTCCTCCCGGTCATGGAAGTGTCGGGGGGTGCCGATGATTCGCGCGAACCCGAGCCGGAGATTCCCCGGGGAACGGAGATCGTGCTCGTCGTCGACGACGAGGAGATCCCCCTGAATCTCCTGTGTGACATGCTCCGATCGCTGGGGTACACGACCCTTCCCGCGTCCTCGGGCGAGGAGGGGATCGAGACCCTTCGCTACGCCCCTGGAAAAGTGGATCTGGTAATCGTCGACCGGATCATGCCCGGGATGGACGGCATCGAAACCATCACGCAACTGCGTGCCATCCGTCCGACTCTCCGGACGATCCTCTGCTCCGGGACCTCCGATGCGGTGGGAGCGACCTCCGGCGTCGTTCCGGACGGGTTCGACGATTTCCTCCAGAAGCCGTATGAGCGGGAGAGGTTGGCCCGAAAAGTGCGGTCCGTCCTCGACGCAAAACCGTCAAATAATTGA